The Coffea arabica cultivar ET-39 chromosome 1e, Coffea Arabica ET-39 HiFi, whole genome shotgun sequence genome has a window encoding:
- the LOC140004219 gene encoding uncharacterized protein isoform X1: MAEYVVVPLGVHLPVYRNGTNKQFFTLANAQPLLRRQYHSRSCKSIQFSSWNSSKLTCHFTNPKIHAVRESFMCFCLGALVNADFVSAPEWVPYVDQVLLMASIFLTYSAGVIPGGKPLSDARQSTSNDFTVPKNSSLSGSCMGNDNQDNLHFAWDLVAAKLLDSLYAREQAVNVSDRLSGINEDLALHRSSLRALAELPRIRCLWTCFNWLRKEAGTVDHISGSSTVDLTMVMTRIFESSFQPLCLTWLEEELCLKNNSPNKALLSSMIERLKGYSSILKYIRKSGKEDLYAELISALSFGYKGMSGCCGPGFFTQHGVSVLEDLVITIAEGIASMYLELISVDGSMSTEMNSLGLNLCTLSTRALQRLRNEVALHQWLHQNMESVVSMYEDRFELRTFETQLVEECSQREAENLGWWKKLSLQRSRTTSPSLSFLIIMHTSISIKRTKELRALTGWQYYFSLFLELSDIATPLIRTLIGKVSDAISFFLVCLIGRSLGLIYSGIRQSLRWK; this comes from the exons ATGGCAGAATATGTTGTGGTTCCACTAGGCGTGCATCTGCCTGTGTACAGAAATGGTACAAATAAGCAATTCTTTACGCTTGCAAATGCGCAGCCTCTATTACGCAG GCAGTATCACTCTCGAAGCTGCAAGAGTATTCAGTTTTCGTCATGGAATTCTTCAAAGCTAACGTGTCACTTTACAAATCCAAAAATTCACGCAGTGCGGGAGAGTTTCATGTGTTTTTGCCTGGGTGCCCTTGTAAATGCTGATTTTGTGTCTGCTCCTGAGTGGGTCCCCTATGTTGATCAGGTGCTTCTCATGGCCAGCATATTTCTGACCTACAGTGCAGGTGTAATTCCTGGTGGAAAGCCGCTTTCAGATGCTCGTCAGAGCACCTCGAATGATTTCACAGTCCCAAAAAACTCTTCCCTGTCGGGTAG TTGCATGGGGAATGATAATCAAGATAACCTTCATTTTGCCTGGGACTTAGTTGCAGCCAAATTACTGGATTCCCTATATGCCAGGGAACAGGCTGTAAATGTCAGCGACAGACTTTCTGGCATCAATGAAGACCTTGCATTGCATAGGTCAAGTTTGCGTGCTCTTGCAGAGCTTCCCAGGATTCGCTGCTTGTGGACTTGTTTTAATTGGCTCAGGAAAGAGGCAGGCACT GTGGATCATATCTCCGGAAGCTCTACTGTGGATTTGACTATGGTTATGACACGAATCTTTGAGAGCTCCTTTCAGCCATTGTGCCTGACTTGGCTTGAAGAAGAGCTTTGCCTTAAAAATAACAGTCCTAACAAG GCTCTTCTTTCTTCGATGATTGAAAGATTAAAAGGATATAGCAGCATTTTGAAGTACATTAGAAAGTCAGGCAAGGAAGATTTATATGCAGAGCTGATAAGTGCTCTTAGTTTTGGTTACAAGGG GATGAGTGGCTGTTGTGGACCTGGCTTTTTTACCCAGCATGGAGTCTCTGTTTTAGAAGATTTGGTTATTACCATAGCGGAGGGAATTGCGAGCATGTACTTGGAACTTATATCTGTAGATGGTAGCATGTCCACTGAAATGAACAGCCTCGGTTTAAATTTGTGTACTTTGTCAACCAGAGCACTTCAGAGATTACGCAATGAG GTGGCATTGCACCAGTGGTTGCATCAGAACATGGAATCTGTTGTTTCTATGTACGAAGATCGCTTTGAACTACGTACTTTTGAAACCCAACTTGTTGAGGAATGCAGCCAAAGGGAGGCTGAAAACTTGGGTTGGTGGAAGAAACTTAGCCTGCAGAGATCTAGAACTACATCACCTTCTTTATCTTTTCTCATCATAATGCACACTTCCATATCTATTAAGCGGACCAAGGAACTAAGGGCTTTGACTGGGTG GCAGTATTACTTCAGTCTATTTCTTGAACTGTCTGACATTGCAACACCATTGATTAGAACTCTTATTGGTAAAGTCAGTGATGCAATCTCCTTCTTTCTGGTCTGTTTGATAGGGAGATCATTGGGGCTT
- the LOC140013368 gene encoding vesicle-associated membrane protein 725, translated as MGQQSLIYSFVARGTVILAEYTEFTGNFTSIASQCLQKLPATNNKFTYNCDGHTFNYLVEDGFTYCVVAVESVGRQLPIAFLERIKEDFTKKYGGGKAATAVANSLNREFGPKLKEQMQYCVDHPEEISKLSKVKAQVSEVKGVMMENIEKVLDRGEKIELLVDKTENLRSQAQDFRTQGTKMRRKMWLQNMKIKLIVLGIIIALILIIVLSVCGGVKCH; from the exons ATGGGGCAGCAGTCGTTGATCTACAGCTTCGTCGCCCGAGGAACGGTGATCTTAGCCGAGTACACTGAGTTCACTGGAAATTTCACCAGCATAGCATCGCAGTGCCTTCAGAAACTTCCGGCGACGAACAACAAGTTCACCTATAACTGCGATGGTCACACTTTTAACTACCTCGTCGAAGACGGCTTCA CATATTGTGTTGTTGCTGTGGAATCTGTTGGGAGACAGCTTCCAATAGCTTTTCTGGAGCGGATAAAGGAGGATTTTACCAAGAAATATGGCGGTGGGAAAGCTGCTACTGCTGTTGCTAATAGTCTTAACAGAGAATTTGG GCCCAAACTGAAGGAACAGATGCAATACTGTGTGGATCATCCAGAGGAGATCAGCAAGCTTTCAAAAGTAAAGGCTCAGGTTTCAGAAGTCAAAGGGGTGATGATGGAAAACATTGAGAAG GTTCTTGATCGTGGAGAGAAGATTGAGCTTCTGGTTGATAAAACTGAGAATCTTCGATCGCAG GCACAAGATTTCAGGACACAGGGAACCAAGATGAGGAGGAAAATGTGGTTACAGAATATGAAGATAAAGCTTATTGTCCTGGGCATTATCATTGCTTTGATTCTTATTATTGTGTTGTCCGTGTGTGGTGGCGTCAAATGTCATTGA
- the LOC140013373 gene encoding protein SULFUR DEFICIENCY-INDUCED 1-like, with product MAEESSKKKMSSPTKEMNNGDKDSLFHVIHKVPFGDGPYVRAKHAQLVQKDPESAIVLFWKAINAGDRVDSALKDMAVVMKQLDRTEEAIEAIKSFRGLCSKQAQGSLDNVLIDLYKKCGRVDEQISVLKQKLRMIYLGQAFNGKPTKTARSHGKKFQVSVKQETSRILGNLAWAYMQKSNYISAEVVYRKAQMIEPDANKACNLCHCLIQQARYDEARLILDDVLQGKLAGSYDPRTGARAQELFLELQTRQPPPQFPGLDSEDDRDFVDELERLLDVWAPPRSRRLPIFEEITPFRDQMAC from the exons ATGGCTGAAGAAAGCTCGAAGAAGAAAATGAGCTCTCCAACCAAAGAGATGAATAACGGTGACAAGGACTCGCTCTTTCACGTCATTCACAAGGTTCCTTTTGGTGATGGTCCTTATGTTCGTGCTAAGCATGCTCAG CTAGTTCAGAAGGATCCGGAATCTGCAATTGTTTTGTTCTGGAAGGCTATCAATGCAGGAGATCGAGTAGACAGCGCCCTTAAGGACATGGCAGTGGTGATGAAGCAGCTGGATAGAACTGAAGAAGCCATCGAAGCTATCAAGTCTTTTAGGGGACTTTGTTCTAAACAAGCTCAGGGATCACTGGACAACGTCCTCATTGACCTCTACAAG AAATGTGGAAGAGTAGACGAACAAATATCAGTGCTGAAGCAGAAGCTTCGGATGATTTATCTCGGACAGGCTTTCAATGGAAAGCCCACAAAGACTGCACGCTCTCACGGGAAGAAATTTCAAGTTTCCGTCAAGCAAGAAACTTCAAGAATACTG GGAAATTTAGCTTGGGCGTACATGCAGAAATCGAATTATATATCTGCAGAGGTAGTTTACCGGAAAGCACAAATGATCGAGCCTGATGCCAACAAGGCTTGCAACTTGTGTCATTGCCTAATTCAACAGGCACGATACGACGAGGCACGTTTGATTCTTGATGATGTTTTGCAAGGAAAACTTGCGGGTTCCTATGACCCCAGGACCGGAGCTCGTGCTCAGGAATTGTTTTTGGAGCTCCAAACAAGGCAGCCTCCACCACAATTTCCAGGCCTGGATTCAGAAGATGATCGTGACTTTGTCGATGAGCTCGAGCGGCTGCTGGATGTGTGGGCTCCTCCTAGATCCAGGAGGCTTCCAATCTTTGAAGAGATTACACCTTTTAGAGATCAAATGGCTTGCTGA
- the LOC140013362 gene encoding guanine nucleotide-binding protein-like NSN1: protein MVKKSKKSKSKRVSLKKKYKIIRRVKEHHKKKAKEAKKLGLHKKSKKEKDPGIPNDWPFKEQELKALEARRARALEEIEQKKAARKERAQKRKLGLLEDDEDSVGSKRQNFGEDFNDVSTSLGKNRDNSDRAFYKELVKVIEASDVILEVLDARDPLGSRCVDMEKMVMRSGPEKNLVLLLNKIDLVPREAVEKWLKYLREELPTVAFKCSTQEQKANLGWKSSLKARKTSSPMQTSDCLGAETLIKLLKNYSRSHEIKKSITVGVIGLPNVGKSSLINSLKRSHVVNVGATPGLTRSMQEVQLDKNVKLLDCPGVVMLKSAGSDDASIALRNCKRIEKLDDPVLPVKEILRLCPAKMLVMLYKVPSFDSVDDFLQKVATVRGKLKKGGIVDIDAAARIVLHDWNEGKIPYYAMPPTRNDGEPSEAKIVSEFGKEFNVDEVYGNESSFIGSLKSVSDFNPVEVPSNSPVNFDEKMLEDDGYPASLPQSENLEDNVGDDGDESMRSEDEAGSVTAKTASSRQNERLYAEEGILNTKLKKAEKKRRKKDNKSTAMEDDYDFKVDYVSKGSAMEIAEGVGLEDDSSKNRFELPSGVDLENE from the exons ATGGTGAAGAAGAGCAAGA AGAGTAAGAGTAAGAGGGTTTCGTTGAAGAAGAAGTACAAGATCATAAGGAGGGTGAAGGAGCACCATAAGAAGAAGGCCAAAGAGGCTAAGAAGCTCGGACTCCATAAGAAATCCAAGAAGGAGAAGGATCCTGGTATCCCCAATGACTGGCCCTTCAAGGAACAAGAACTTAAGGCCCTCGAGGCCCGCCGCGCTCGTGCCCTTGAAGAAATCGAGCAGAAGAAAGCTGCTCGGAAAGAGAGG GCACAGAAGAGAAAGTTGGGACTACTAGAGGATGACGAAGACAGTGTCGGAAGTAAAAGGCAGAATTTTGGTGAGGATTTCAATGATGTGTCAACTTCACTGGGTAAAAACCGGG ATAACTCAGATAGGGCTTTTTACAAGGAGTTGGTCAAAGTCATTGAAGCCTCTGATGTCATTTTAGAAGTGCTTGATGCTCGAGATCCCCTTGGTTCTCGTTGCGTGGATATGGAAAAGATGGTCATGAGATCTGGACCtgagaaaaatcttgttttgttGCTAAATAAAATAG ATCTTGTCCCTCGGGAAGCTGTTGAAAAATGGCTCAAATATCTTAGGGAGGAGTTGCCCACAGTTGCTTTCAAGTGCAGTACCCAAGAACAGAAGGCAAATCTTGGGTGGAAATCTTCCTTAAAGGCGCGAAAGACGAGTAGTCCAATGCAGACTAGTGATTGTCTTGGAGCAGAAACTCTTATCAAACTGCTGAAAAACTACTCAAGAAGCCATGAG ATCAAAAAATCCATCACAGTTGGGGTTATTGGCCTACCTAATGTTGGTAAAAGCAGTTTGATTAACAGCTTGAAGAGGTCTCATGTTGTCAATGTTGGTGCTACTCCTGGATTAACACGATCTATGCAAGAGGTACAGTTGGACAAGAATGTGAAATTGTTGGATTGCCCTGGGGTTGTGATGCTTAAATCTGCTGGCAGTGATGATGCATCAATTGCTCTTCGAAATTGCAAGAGAATTGAGAAGTTGGACGACCCAGTTCTTCCTG TTAAAGAAATTCTCAGGCTGTGTCCTGCCAAAATGTTGGTAATGCTGTACAAGGTTCCTAGCTTTGATTCAGTTGATGACTTTCTCCAGAAGGTTGCTACCGTCAGGGGTAAGCTGAAAAAGGGCGGCATTGTGGATATTGATGCTGCTGCAAGAATTGTTCTTCATGACTGGAATGAGG GTAAAATTCCCTATTACGCGATGCCTCCAACTAGAAATGATGGAGAGCCTTCAGAGGCAAAAATTGTATCAGAATTTGGAAAGGAATTCAATGTGGATGAAGTTTATGGCAATGAGTCCTCATTTATTGGTAGCCTAAAATCTGTCAGTGATTTTAACCCTGTTGAAGTTCCTTCAAACTCTCCTGTCAATTTTGATGAAAAGATGCTTGAG GATGATGGTTATCCAGCATCATTGCCCCAAAGTGAAAATCTGGAAGACAATGTAGGGGATGATGGAGATGAGTCCATGAGATCAGAAGATGAAGCAGGGTCTGTGACGGCTAAAACTGCCAGCAGCAGGCAAAATGAGAGGCTATATGCCGAGGAAGGTATTCTTAACACTAAGTTGAAAAAGGcagagaagaagaggaggaaaAAGGACAATAAATCAACTGCTATGGAAGATGATTATGACTTCAAGGTAGATTATGTCAGCAAGGGATCTGCCATGGAAATTGCCGAGGGAGTTGGACTGGAGGATGATAGCTCAAAAAATAGATTTGAGCTGCCATCTGGAGTTGATTTAGAAAATGAATGa
- the LOC140004221 gene encoding pantoate--beta-alanine ligase-like produces the protein MQMATENPLIISDKDKMRQWSRSMRAQGKTIGLVPTMGYLHEGHLSLIRDAHKHSQSVVVSIYVNPGQFSPTEDLSTYPSDFLGDIDKLKSIPGGVDVVFHPHNLYDYGDNSNDRNCWNDSGDQHGGEREGREVVSCVEDGVMGHETWVRVEKLEKPLCGKSRPVFFRGVATIVTKLFNIVEPDVAFFGKKDYQQWRIIQRMVRDLDFGIKVIGSDLVREPDGLAMSSRNVRLSPAERDKALSISRSLTEAKVAAENGQVNCRELIKSVIQSVQEAGGLIDYAEVVDQESLEAVEEIKGPAVFCVAAWFGKVRLIDNMEISP, from the exons ATGCAAATGGCCACTGAAAATCCCTTAATCATCTCGGACAAGGATAAGATGAGACAGTGGTCAAGAAGCATGAGAGCCCAAGGCAAGACAATTGGATTAGTCCCCACCATGGGTTACCTTCATGAAGGTCATTTATCCCTCATTAGAGATGCTCACAAGCACTCCCAGTCAGTTGTCGTTTCAATATATGTGAACCCAGGTCAATTCTCCCCAACTGAAGACCTTTCAACATACCCTTCTGATTTTCTTGGTGATATTGACAAGCTCAAGTCCATTCCTGGTGGGGTCGATGTTGTTTTCCACCCGCACAatttatatgattatggggATAATAGTAATGATAGGAATTGTTGGAATGATAGCGGAGATCAACACGGGGGAGAAAGGGAAGGGAGAGAGGTTGTATCTTGCGTGGAGGATGGGGTAATGGGGCATGAAACCTGGGTTAGAGtcgaaaaattggaaaagccATTGTGTGGGAAGAGTAGGCCTGTTTTCTTTAGAGGGGTTGCTACAATTGTTACCAAGTTGTTTAATATTGTTGAGCCTGATGTTGCTTTTTTTGGGAAGAAAGATTATCAGCAGTGGCGGATTATACAAAGAATG GTTCGAGATCTCGATTTTGGGATAAAAGTGATTGGCTCTGACTTAGTGCGAGAACCTGATGGCCTTGCAATGAGCTCCCGTAATGTGCGCCTTTCACCTGCTGAGAGGGACAAG GCGCTGTCCATAAGTCGATCGCTGACTGAAGctaaagttgcagcagaaaatgGACAAGTTAATTGCAGAGAATTAATAAAGTCAGTGATCCAGTCTGTACAAGAAGCCGGTGGATTAATTGATTATGCAGAG GTTGTAGACCAAGAAAGTCTGGAAGCAGTGGAAGAGATTAAGGGACCAGCTGTCTTTTGCGTTGCAGCATGGTTTGGAAAGGTCAGGCTGATCGACAACATGGAAATCAGTCCATAA
- the LOC113700439 gene encoding uncharacterized protein: protein MPPVTRSASKALQTTRGANRCSLYSGTGENDLRLCITNYFKKTKMPKPKALKERINFTPKMETAIAEQLLNMHRNGEISSQTIGSHVVPQITRMLAETFGVSFPRDTIRWKYYALQNLTRLYISFKKRGTGMG, encoded by the exons ATGCCCCCTGTGACTCGGAGTGCTTCGAAGG CTTTGCAAACGACTAGGGGTGCTAACCGTTGTTCTTTATATTCGGGTACGGGAGAAAACGATTTGCGTCTTTGTATAACAAACTACTTCAAG aaaacaaagatgCCCAAACCAAAAGCTCTTAAGGAACGTATCAATTTCACGCCGAAGATGGAAACTGCCATTGCTGAACAGCTTCTGAACATGCATAGGAATGGGGAAATATCATCACAGACCATCGGGAGCCACGTTGTCCCTCAGATTACTAGGATGCTCGCTGAGACTTTCGGGGTTTCATTCCCCCGCGATACTATTCGGTGGAAGTACTATGCGCTTCAGAACTTAACTAGGCTTTACATTTCGTTCAAGAAGCGTGGCACTGGTATGGGCTGA
- the LOC140004219 gene encoding uncharacterized protein isoform X2 codes for MAEYVVVPLGVHLPVYRNGTNKQFFTLANAQPLLRRQYHSRSCKSIQFSSWNSSKLTCHFTNPKIHAVRESFMCFCLGALVNADFVSAPEWVPYVDQVLLMASIFLTYSAGVIPGGKPLSDARQSTSNDFTVPKNSSLSGSCMGNDNQDNLHFAWDLVAAKLLDSLYAREQAVNVSDRLSGINEDLALHRSSLRALAELPRIRCLWTCFNWLRKEVDHISGSSTVDLTMVMTRIFESSFQPLCLTWLEEELCLKNNSPNKALLSSMIERLKGYSSILKYIRKSGKEDLYAELISALSFGYKGMSGCCGPGFFTQHGVSVLEDLVITIAEGIASMYLELISVDGSMSTEMNSLGLNLCTLSTRALQRLRNEVALHQWLHQNMESVVSMYEDRFELRTFETQLVEECSQREAENLGWWKKLSLQRSRTTSPSLSFLIIMHTSISIKRTKELRALTGWQYYFSLFLELSDIATPLIRTLIGKVSDAISFFLVCLIGRSLGLIYSGIRQSLRWK; via the exons ATGGCAGAATATGTTGTGGTTCCACTAGGCGTGCATCTGCCTGTGTACAGAAATGGTACAAATAAGCAATTCTTTACGCTTGCAAATGCGCAGCCTCTATTACGCAG GCAGTATCACTCTCGAAGCTGCAAGAGTATTCAGTTTTCGTCATGGAATTCTTCAAAGCTAACGTGTCACTTTACAAATCCAAAAATTCACGCAGTGCGGGAGAGTTTCATGTGTTTTTGCCTGGGTGCCCTTGTAAATGCTGATTTTGTGTCTGCTCCTGAGTGGGTCCCCTATGTTGATCAGGTGCTTCTCATGGCCAGCATATTTCTGACCTACAGTGCAGGTGTAATTCCTGGTGGAAAGCCGCTTTCAGATGCTCGTCAGAGCACCTCGAATGATTTCACAGTCCCAAAAAACTCTTCCCTGTCGGGTAG TTGCATGGGGAATGATAATCAAGATAACCTTCATTTTGCCTGGGACTTAGTTGCAGCCAAATTACTGGATTCCCTATATGCCAGGGAACAGGCTGTAAATGTCAGCGACAGACTTTCTGGCATCAATGAAGACCTTGCATTGCATAGGTCAAGTTTGCGTGCTCTTGCAGAGCTTCCCAGGATTCGCTGCTTGTGGACTTGTTTTAATTGGCTCAGGAAAGAG GTGGATCATATCTCCGGAAGCTCTACTGTGGATTTGACTATGGTTATGACACGAATCTTTGAGAGCTCCTTTCAGCCATTGTGCCTGACTTGGCTTGAAGAAGAGCTTTGCCTTAAAAATAACAGTCCTAACAAG GCTCTTCTTTCTTCGATGATTGAAAGATTAAAAGGATATAGCAGCATTTTGAAGTACATTAGAAAGTCAGGCAAGGAAGATTTATATGCAGAGCTGATAAGTGCTCTTAGTTTTGGTTACAAGGG GATGAGTGGCTGTTGTGGACCTGGCTTTTTTACCCAGCATGGAGTCTCTGTTTTAGAAGATTTGGTTATTACCATAGCGGAGGGAATTGCGAGCATGTACTTGGAACTTATATCTGTAGATGGTAGCATGTCCACTGAAATGAACAGCCTCGGTTTAAATTTGTGTACTTTGTCAACCAGAGCACTTCAGAGATTACGCAATGAG GTGGCATTGCACCAGTGGTTGCATCAGAACATGGAATCTGTTGTTTCTATGTACGAAGATCGCTTTGAACTACGTACTTTTGAAACCCAACTTGTTGAGGAATGCAGCCAAAGGGAGGCTGAAAACTTGGGTTGGTGGAAGAAACTTAGCCTGCAGAGATCTAGAACTACATCACCTTCTTTATCTTTTCTCATCATAATGCACACTTCCATATCTATTAAGCGGACCAAGGAACTAAGGGCTTTGACTGGGTG GCAGTATTACTTCAGTCTATTTCTTGAACTGTCTGACATTGCAACACCATTGATTAGAACTCTTATTGGTAAAGTCAGTGATGCAATCTCCTTCTTTCTGGTCTGTTTGATAGGGAGATCATTGGGGCTT
- the LOC140004219 gene encoding uncharacterized protein isoform X3 — protein MAEYVVVPLGVHLPVYRNGTNKQFFTLANAQPLLRRQYHSRSCKSIQFSSWNSSKLTCHFTNPKIHAVRESFMCFCLGALVNADFVSAPEWVPYVDQVLLMASIFLTYSAGVIPGGKPLSDARQSTSNDFTVPKNSSLSGSCMGNDNQDNLHFAWDLVAAKLLDSLYAREQAVNVSDRLSGINEDLALHRSSLRALAELPRIRCLWTCFNWLRKEAGTVDHISGSSTVDLTMVMTRIFESSFQPLCLTWLEEELCLKNNSPNKALLSSMIERLKGYSSILKYIRKSGKEDLYAELISALSFGYKGMSGCCGPGFFTQHGVSVLEDLVITIAEGIASMYLELISVDGSMSTEMNSLGLNLCTLSTRALQRLRNEVALHQWLHQNMESVVSMYEDRFELRTFETQLVEECSQREAENLGWWKKLSLQRSRTTSPSLSFLIIMHTSISIKRTKELRALTGWEIIGAYLLWNKAVSAMEVRHA, from the exons ATGGCAGAATATGTTGTGGTTCCACTAGGCGTGCATCTGCCTGTGTACAGAAATGGTACAAATAAGCAATTCTTTACGCTTGCAAATGCGCAGCCTCTATTACGCAG GCAGTATCACTCTCGAAGCTGCAAGAGTATTCAGTTTTCGTCATGGAATTCTTCAAAGCTAACGTGTCACTTTACAAATCCAAAAATTCACGCAGTGCGGGAGAGTTTCATGTGTTTTTGCCTGGGTGCCCTTGTAAATGCTGATTTTGTGTCTGCTCCTGAGTGGGTCCCCTATGTTGATCAGGTGCTTCTCATGGCCAGCATATTTCTGACCTACAGTGCAGGTGTAATTCCTGGTGGAAAGCCGCTTTCAGATGCTCGTCAGAGCACCTCGAATGATTTCACAGTCCCAAAAAACTCTTCCCTGTCGGGTAG TTGCATGGGGAATGATAATCAAGATAACCTTCATTTTGCCTGGGACTTAGTTGCAGCCAAATTACTGGATTCCCTATATGCCAGGGAACAGGCTGTAAATGTCAGCGACAGACTTTCTGGCATCAATGAAGACCTTGCATTGCATAGGTCAAGTTTGCGTGCTCTTGCAGAGCTTCCCAGGATTCGCTGCTTGTGGACTTGTTTTAATTGGCTCAGGAAAGAGGCAGGCACT GTGGATCATATCTCCGGAAGCTCTACTGTGGATTTGACTATGGTTATGACACGAATCTTTGAGAGCTCCTTTCAGCCATTGTGCCTGACTTGGCTTGAAGAAGAGCTTTGCCTTAAAAATAACAGTCCTAACAAG GCTCTTCTTTCTTCGATGATTGAAAGATTAAAAGGATATAGCAGCATTTTGAAGTACATTAGAAAGTCAGGCAAGGAAGATTTATATGCAGAGCTGATAAGTGCTCTTAGTTTTGGTTACAAGGG GATGAGTGGCTGTTGTGGACCTGGCTTTTTTACCCAGCATGGAGTCTCTGTTTTAGAAGATTTGGTTATTACCATAGCGGAGGGAATTGCGAGCATGTACTTGGAACTTATATCTGTAGATGGTAGCATGTCCACTGAAATGAACAGCCTCGGTTTAAATTTGTGTACTTTGTCAACCAGAGCACTTCAGAGATTACGCAATGAG GTGGCATTGCACCAGTGGTTGCATCAGAACATGGAATCTGTTGTTTCTATGTACGAAGATCGCTTTGAACTACGTACTTTTGAAACCCAACTTGTTGAGGAATGCAGCCAAAGGGAGGCTGAAAACTTGGGTTGGTGGAAGAAACTTAGCCTGCAGAGATCTAGAACTACATCACCTTCTTTATCTTTTCTCATCATAATGCACACTTCCATATCTATTAAGCGGACCAAGGAACTAAGGGCTTTGACTGGGTG GGAGATCATTGGGGCTT
- the LOC113733377 gene encoding protein ALP1-like yields the protein MDNDGHIQGGQLDDELDDEELDNILMYVVLLGFMFFFQDTHQQVPRRRRVRDSALSGRDYVLEIINGHEDRIIQNMRLDVPQFLLLCDLLLNRGYWHAYPSQRVGVHESVALTLMCLSHDERHRVLAERFQHSTETIDRHVRRVLRALVRLGRDLVRPRNVDDTHPRILNNGLLMPWFRDCVGALDGTHVSAWCRAEVRERFRNRHGDLSQNILAACDHDMRFVFVRVGWEGSAHDARILQETLLDPGSGFPMPPQGKYYAVDAAYRNMPGFMAPFRGARGTPHERAAKALFNRRHASVRNIIERTFGVLKKRFPILKGPMQNYLIATQNNIVLACCALHNFMRDYVPNDEYFNEEAINGAFADAHIAGEQVQMGQPIDMSQQGIDNWNEDRRAMAAHMYVNANN from the exons ATGGACAACGATGGGCACATTCAAGGAGGTCAACTGGATGACGAGCTAGATGATGAGGAGCTCGACAACATCCTTATGTACGTCGTATTATTGGGTTTCATGTTCTTTTTCCAGGATACACATCAGCAGGTCCCAAGAAGACGAAGAGTACGAGATAGCGCGCTGTCAGGGAGAGATTATGTGCTTGAGATTATTAACGGACATGAAGACCGAATTATTCAGAATATGCGCTTGgatgttcctcaattccttttgTTGTGCGATTTATTGCTTAATCGGGGTTACTGGCATGCATATCCTTCTCAAAGAGTGGGGGTACATGAATCCGTTGCTTTAACCCTAATGTGCCTGAGCCATGATGAGCGGCACCGGGTGTTAGCCGAGCGGTTCCAGCACTCAACGGAGACGATTGATCGACACGTTCGTCGTGTATTACGAGCTTTGGTTCGGCTAGGTCGTGATCTCGTTAGGCCAAGAAACGTCGATGACACGCATCCTCGGATCTTGAACAATGGTTTGCTCATGCCGTGGTTCCGA GATTGTGTGGGAGCTTTAGATGGGACCCATGTATCCGCTTGGTGCAGAGCAGAGGTAAGAGAGAGGTTCAGAAATCGGCATGGCGACTTATCCCAGAATATACTTGCTGCCTGCGATCATGATATGCGGTTTGTCTTTGTTCGGGTCGGCTGGGAGGGTAGTGCTCATGATGCCAGAATTCTCCAAGAGACCTTGCTTGATCCGGGCTCAGGATTTCCAATGCCACCGCAAG GAAAATATTATGCAGTAGATGCTGCCTACAGAAATATGCCGGGGTTTATGGCTCCGTTTAGGGGTGCACGGGGCACACCTCATGAGCGAGCAGCTAAAGCGCTGTTCAATAGGCGACATGCATCAGTTAGGAATATTATTGAGCGTACATTTGGAGTTCTTAAGAAGCGATTTCCAATACTCAAAGGTCCAATGCAGAACTACCTGATAGCAACGCAAAATAATATTGTGCTTGCATGTTGTGCTCTTCACAATTTTATGCGCGATTATGTGCCGAATGATGAGTACTTCAATGAAGAAGCGATAAATGGTGCCTTTGCAGATGCACACATAGCAGGGGAACAAGTGCAGATGGGTCAACCTATCGATATGTCGCAGCAGGGCATAGATAACTGGAATGAAGATCGGCGGGCAATGGCGGCGCACATGTATGTGAATGCTAATAACTAG